A window from Streptomyces sp. NBC_00271 encodes these proteins:
- the scoE gene encoding (3R)-3-[(carboxymethyl)amino]fatty acid oxygenase/decarboxylase: MRINEQPGTAIGATVEGFDHATASAADIDALKSTVYTKKIAVLKDQDLSPQEFLELGKRLGRPETYYEPMYHHPEVTEIFVSSNVPENGKQIGVPMTGKFWHADYQFMPDPFGITLIYPQVIPEKNRGTYFIDMGRAYGRLPEELKKEIGETYCRHSVRKYFKIRPHDVYRPISEIIEEVERKTPAVLQPTTFTHPMTGETVLYISEGFTVGIEDQNGKPLDDELLGRLFEATGQLDETCEHDNIHLQGFEQGDLLVWDNRSLIHRARHTTTPEPTVSYRVTVHDERKLHDGIKAA; the protein is encoded by the coding sequence ATGCGGATCAATGAGCAGCCCGGCACCGCGATTGGCGCGACGGTCGAGGGCTTCGACCACGCCACCGCCTCGGCCGCCGACATCGACGCGCTCAAAAGCACCGTCTACACCAAGAAGATCGCCGTGCTGAAGGACCAGGACCTCTCTCCACAGGAGTTCCTCGAACTCGGCAAGCGGCTGGGCCGCCCGGAGACCTACTACGAGCCGATGTACCACCACCCGGAGGTCACGGAGATATTCGTCTCGTCCAACGTGCCGGAGAACGGAAAGCAGATAGGCGTACCGATGACGGGCAAGTTCTGGCACGCCGACTACCAGTTCATGCCGGACCCCTTCGGAATCACCCTGATCTACCCTCAGGTCATTCCCGAGAAGAACCGCGGCACGTATTTCATCGACATGGGGCGGGCGTACGGCAGGCTGCCCGAGGAACTCAAGAAAGAGATCGGCGAAACGTACTGCCGGCACTCGGTGCGCAAGTACTTCAAGATCCGGCCCCACGACGTCTACCGGCCGATCTCCGAGATCATCGAAGAGGTCGAGCGGAAGACCCCGGCCGTCCTCCAACCGACCACGTTCACCCACCCCATGACCGGGGAGACGGTGCTCTACATCAGCGAGGGCTTCACCGTCGGCATCGAGGACCAGAACGGCAAGCCGCTCGACGACGAGCTGCTGGGGCGCCTGTTCGAAGCCACCGGCCAGCTCGACGAGACCTGCGAGCACGACAACATCCACCTGCAGGGCTTCGAACAGGGCGACCTGCTGGTCTGGGACAACCGCAGCCTCATCCACCGCGCCCGGCACACGACCACCCCCGAGCCGACCGTCTCCTACCGCGTCACCGTGCACGACGAGCGCAAGCTCCACGACGGGATCAAGGCAGCATGA
- the scoD gene encoding (2E)-enoyl-ACP glycyltransferase, with protein MTAPSVAQHPTDEDLLAQVLVPYKDHCKYLRSAVVTESDAGRAVVRCDFAIPESCYIDDTGHLNSVEVNICYNQMMYYLVAKSVKEGLGTVFESWTLDDFWKHQLPDILIARFASTFRRPVNPRAFSGEMEIQSVTRRAPAGGSPFLHVETAFRYWDADSGRCDGEAILAFVNVP; from the coding sequence ATGACGGCTCCCTCCGTGGCCCAGCACCCCACGGACGAGGACCTGTTGGCGCAGGTTCTGGTGCCCTACAAGGACCACTGCAAATACCTGCGCTCGGCCGTCGTGACCGAGAGCGACGCCGGACGAGCCGTCGTCCGCTGCGATTTCGCGATTCCGGAGTCGTGCTACATCGACGACACCGGGCACCTGAATTCCGTCGAGGTGAACATCTGCTACAACCAGATGATGTATTACCTCGTCGCCAAGTCCGTGAAGGAAGGGCTGGGCACAGTGTTCGAATCCTGGACACTGGACGACTTCTGGAAGCACCAGCTCCCGGACATCCTGATCGCCCGCTTCGCCTCCACTTTCCGGCGACCCGTCAACCCCCGTGCATTCTCCGGGGAGATGGAAATCCAGTCCGTCACCCGGCGCGCCCCGGCAGGCGGCAGCCCGTTCCTCCACGTCGAGACCGCCTTCCGCTACTGGGACGCCGACTCGGGCCGGTGCGACGGCGAGGCGATCCTGGCGTTCGTCAACGTCCCCTGA
- a CDS encoding fatty acid--CoA ligase, producing the protein MAMDRLHHPELQTLVQTASFHAQQQPTTPAILFEGRTVTYDQLHRESNRIAHAIQAAGRTPGDRVAYLGKESEHYYEILFGCAKSGTVLVPVNWRLTAPEVSHILRDSGTRLLFLEEEFGPIVERMPTAPPDTVVELGEPFAVWKASHPDTDPTVHITPDTPVAQLYTSGTTGLPKGVVLAHRSFFAIRDALASEGLDWIDWRPGDIALIGIPGFHVGGLWWATQNFNAGTTIVAMRAFAARQAVDLIRDLGITTACVVPAMLRMMLTEPDVGAKDFTTLRKTVYGGSPISEALLEESLAVLDCEFAQIYGLTETGNTAVCLPPTAHVPGGSLMQAAGRPYPGVGSKVIDGEGRELPPGAVGEVCLATPAHMVEYWGLPDKTAETLVDGWIHTGDAGYIDEDGYIFIRDRIKDAILVAGENVYPAEIENVLEHHPGVAEAVVVGAPDERWGEYVHAFVVPAPGQQPSPRDLHTFLVPRLASFKLPARYEFIDSVPRNPSGKILRRELRDRFWGDSARKVN; encoded by the coding sequence ATGGCCATGGACAGGCTCCACCACCCGGAGCTCCAGACGCTCGTCCAGACCGCGAGCTTCCACGCACAGCAACAACCCACGACGCCCGCGATTCTCTTCGAGGGCCGCACGGTGACGTACGACCAACTGCATCGCGAGAGCAACCGCATCGCCCACGCCATCCAGGCCGCCGGACGCACGCCGGGCGACCGGGTCGCGTACCTCGGCAAGGAGTCCGAGCACTACTACGAGATCCTCTTCGGCTGCGCCAAGAGCGGCACCGTGCTCGTCCCCGTCAACTGGCGGCTGACCGCGCCCGAGGTCAGCCACATCCTGAGGGACTCCGGGACCCGACTGCTCTTCCTGGAGGAGGAGTTCGGGCCGATCGTCGAGAGGATGCCGACCGCGCCCCCCGACACGGTCGTCGAGCTCGGAGAGCCCTTCGCCGTCTGGAAGGCATCCCATCCCGACACCGACCCGACAGTGCACATCACCCCCGACACCCCCGTCGCCCAGCTCTACACCAGCGGCACCACCGGACTGCCCAAGGGCGTCGTGCTCGCCCACCGCAGCTTCTTCGCGATCCGCGACGCGCTGGCGAGCGAGGGGCTGGACTGGATCGACTGGCGCCCCGGCGACATCGCGCTGATCGGCATCCCCGGATTCCACGTCGGCGGCCTGTGGTGGGCCACGCAGAACTTCAACGCCGGAACCACGATCGTCGCGATGCGGGCCTTCGCCGCACGCCAGGCCGTCGATCTCATCCGCGACCTCGGCATCACCACCGCCTGCGTCGTCCCGGCCATGCTCCGCATGATGCTGACCGAACCCGATGTCGGCGCCAAGGACTTCACCACCCTGCGCAAGACCGTCTACGGCGGTTCCCCCATCTCCGAGGCACTGCTGGAGGAGAGCCTCGCCGTCCTCGACTGCGAGTTCGCCCAGATCTACGGCCTCACCGAGACCGGCAACACCGCGGTCTGCCTGCCACCGACCGCCCATGTCCCCGGCGGTTCCCTCATGCAGGCGGCCGGGCGGCCGTATCCGGGAGTGGGCAGCAAGGTGATCGACGGCGAGGGGCGCGAACTGCCGCCGGGCGCGGTCGGGGAGGTCTGCCTGGCCACGCCGGCCCACATGGTCGAGTACTGGGGACTGCCCGACAAGACCGCCGAGACCCTCGTCGACGGCTGGATCCACACCGGGGACGCCGGATACATCGACGAGGACGGCTACATCTTCATCCGCGACCGCATCAAGGACGCCATCCTCGTCGCCGGCGAGAACGTCTACCCCGCGGAGATCGAGAACGTACTGGAGCACCACCCAGGCGTGGCGGAGGCCGTCGTCGTCGGCGCCCCCGACGAACGCTGGGGCGAGTACGTGCACGCCTTCGTCGTCCCCGCGCCCGGGCAACAGCCCAGCCCCCGGGACCTGCACACCTTCCTCGTCCCGCGGCTCGCGAGCTTCAAGCTGCCCGCCCGCTACGAGTTCATCGACAGCGTCCCGCGCAACCCCAGCGGAAAGATCCTGCGCCGAGAGCTGCGCGACCGCTTCTGGGGCGACTCCGCACGCAAGGTCAACTGA
- a CDS encoding phosphopantetheine-binding protein — protein MPAPLTLEGFRADLAEFLYQQPDEVDLEENPIDAGLDSLRIVTLLERWRETGAQVTFVELAECTSFAQWWHLLSAQPRGADHADA, from the coding sequence ATGCCTGCTCCCCTCACGCTGGAGGGCTTCCGCGCGGACCTGGCGGAGTTTCTGTACCAGCAGCCCGACGAAGTCGACCTCGAAGAGAACCCCATAGACGCCGGACTGGACTCCCTGCGGATCGTCACCCTCCTCGAACGGTGGCGGGAGACCGGCGCGCAGGTGACCTTCGTCGAACTCGCCGAGTGCACCTCGTTCGCCCAGTGGTGGCACCTGCTCTCCGCACAGCCGAGGGGAGCCGACCATGCAGACGCATGA
- a CDS encoding acyl carrier protein: MSTTYDQLVDILARLHGAPADRISPEATFAELDVDSLTMVEISIRIERDLGVAVGDDELRSDLTLGDLAGLVDARQAAL; this comes from the coding sequence ATGAGCACCACCTACGACCAGCTGGTCGACATCCTCGCGAGGCTGCACGGCGCCCCGGCCGACCGGATCAGCCCCGAGGCGACCTTCGCCGAACTGGACGTCGACTCGCTGACGATGGTCGAGATCAGCATCCGCATCGAGCGCGACCTCGGTGTGGCCGTCGGCGACGACGAGCTCCGGTCCGACCTCACCCTCGGCGACCTCGCCGGACTCGTCGACGCCCGTCAAGCGGCGCTCTGA
- a CDS encoding ABC transporter substrate-binding protein produces the protein MSNKRPVAVALAGALCLVTTACADSSTDKGAATGGKASAAAAKSGYPVTLENCGVSEKFTKEPSRVVVMNGASVAEVSTLLSLGVGDRIVANQQSYGMSEVAGRAKAIKALPTGDVKLNDAYDVPREAMIGLRPDLVLSTTSYGFDEKNGFATRDQLKQVGAGTYVSPQGCDQDTSKMTIADSYTLLRDMGKIFNVGDRAEKLIAASEKNIADVSAKVQGEKQPKVMILFSNMAMGGNDFSSVVAKGIYNDILAKAGGSNAFASASKTSFADLSKEKVAATDVDALVVIGYNDPNPAAYAKKLLKEFPQWPAAKNNKYVALSDSMYLGPSNDLAVEKVAKMLHPDKF, from the coding sequence ATGTCGAATAAACGGCCGGTCGCCGTCGCCCTGGCCGGCGCCCTCTGTCTGGTCACGACGGCATGCGCCGACTCGTCGACCGACAAGGGCGCCGCCACCGGCGGCAAGGCATCCGCGGCGGCTGCGAAGTCCGGCTACCCGGTGACCCTCGAGAACTGTGGGGTGTCCGAGAAGTTCACCAAGGAGCCCAGCCGGGTGGTCGTGATGAACGGCGCCTCGGTGGCCGAGGTCTCCACGCTGCTCTCCCTCGGCGTCGGCGATCGCATCGTCGCCAACCAGCAGAGCTACGGGATGTCCGAGGTGGCGGGTCGCGCCAAGGCCATCAAGGCCCTGCCGACCGGCGACGTCAAGCTCAACGACGCGTACGACGTCCCGCGCGAGGCGATGATCGGGCTGCGGCCCGACCTGGTGCTGTCCACGACTTCGTACGGCTTCGACGAGAAGAACGGCTTCGCCACCCGCGACCAGCTCAAGCAGGTGGGCGCGGGCACCTACGTCTCCCCACAGGGCTGCGACCAGGACACCTCCAAGATGACCATCGCCGACAGCTACACGCTGCTGCGCGACATGGGCAAGATCTTCAACGTCGGCGACCGCGCAGAGAAGCTGATCGCCGCGTCGGAGAAGAACATCGCCGACGTCTCCGCGAAGGTGCAGGGCGAGAAGCAGCCCAAGGTCATGATCCTGTTCTCCAACATGGCCATGGGCGGCAACGACTTCAGCTCGGTCGTCGCCAAGGGCATCTACAACGACATCCTCGCCAAGGCCGGCGGCAGCAACGCCTTCGCGTCGGCATCCAAGACCTCCTTCGCCGACCTGAGCAAGGAGAAGGTGGCCGCCACCGACGTCGACGCGCTCGTCGTCATCGGCTACAACGACCCGAACCCGGCGGCCTACGCCAAGAAACTGCTGAAGGAGTTCCCCCAGTGGCCGGCCGCGAAGAACAACAAGTACGTGGCTCTGTCCGACTCGATGTACCTCGGCCCCAGCAACGACCTGGCCGTCGAGAAGGTCGCCAAGATGCTGCACCCCGACAAGTTCTGA
- a CDS encoding amino acid adenylation domain-containing protein, whose amino-acid sequence MQTHDSDMDDTARRHPYPLLAAQEGIWTGQQLDPDSPAYNTAEYVLIDGPVDTAVFDEALHHVVAETEALNVAFVVDDQGRPWQTAAPAGDWRLHTADLTTELNPHAAALAWMGEDMARPVDLARGPVFGHALLRTAPEQYLWYHRVHHIALDGFGLSLVARRVAQVYTALTAGEPVEDSGFGTLAAVRDEERAYRESPRFAKARAYWADRFADRPPVATPAGRTALPAHTFHRRVADLDATDTQALRAVAQDLKLTWSEVLLAVTTAQLHHATGAPEIVLSLPAMGRLGSVSLRVPCMVRNILPLRVAVTASDSLRDLAARISRELRAGLPHQRYRYEQLRRDLKLVGGQRRLSGPGVNIMPFAYDLRFAGHRSTVHNVSAGPVDDLSVNVYDRSEGGGLRIAVDANPDLYDEADVAALQEGLLSLLREAVAAPDRALGDLRAREPVPVLDGGPLPGPVRPVLGLIADHAARRGGFVAVEHDGDSITYAQLFGSARALARRLAARRVGRGDLVAVALPRGIDAITAVLGVLLSGAAYCPLDPTAPHARRAELLDGARPVLVLTTSAYADDFGDRVVLRYEEPEPESGAAQPTTPTTTQEDLAYVLHTSGSTGRPKGVEIGHRALAHFVAGATHRYGLHHRDRVLQFAPLHFDTSVEEIFLTLCAGATLVVRSDDMTESVPGFLEACARLRISFLDLPTAYWHELAYAVSTGAVSLPAEVRTVVIGGEAAHPERVDRWRKAVGTTVRLLNTYGPTEATVVATVADLHDPSLAPGDVPIGLPLPGTRAAVVDGELHLLGDNLALGYRGDRPPGISRFTPLDQLPGAPRAYRTGDLVRIGDDGQLRYLGRSDTEFKISGHRVHPAEIEGALLGHPGVRGAAVVGQVLGDGTRRLVAYVVPDGTAPAVAGIRDHLRETLPAAMIPSAVEFRDHLPRTSSGKIDRNALATTATGLDVWAASSDSTLERTIVAMWQQVLGVAAVSARDDVFDLGAHSLQAIQVANRLGVELRRDVKVAWLFQHPTPAELARFLEQRERPRPAADGLPAALLADTVLDQDIRPGDGRRASGTPDRILLTGATGFVGVHLLAELLTSTCAEVVCTVRAASPAEATARIHQALETHLIPLPDAARRRITAIPADLAHPRIGLDEGLFTELARTCGAIFHNAATVSIMREYATLRAANTESTRDLLRMAAARSTPLHFVSTLSVAPPLALAPEVPEAFLPAHPGLRYGYQQSKWAAERLLEQAAERGLPVTVHRLGRIVGPYATGYVNERDFLWSVLRAGVPAGIVPDLFEEEIWTTVDHAAQALVHLCLGQPEPGATVFNHGTGELLRLSDVYAWLEEYGYPLRRMPLARWRAELPRSSGDSGDSGGFGGSGVAATTLAFFDSWDADTGDATGPDLRLGRVRADNVVNGLRDSGITCPPVDRDLVFRYLDHCVTTGTLPAPAGKQFHPATPAR is encoded by the coding sequence ATGCAGACGCATGACAGCGACATGGATGACACAGCGCGGCGTCATCCGTATCCGTTGCTGGCCGCCCAGGAAGGGATCTGGACCGGCCAGCAGCTCGACCCGGACAGTCCCGCGTACAACACGGCCGAGTACGTGCTCATCGACGGACCGGTGGACACGGCCGTCTTCGACGAGGCCCTGCACCACGTCGTCGCGGAGACGGAGGCCCTGAATGTCGCCTTCGTCGTCGACGACCAGGGCCGCCCCTGGCAGACCGCCGCCCCGGCCGGCGACTGGCGCCTGCACACGGCCGACCTCACCACCGAGCTGAACCCGCACGCGGCGGCCCTGGCCTGGATGGGCGAGGACATGGCCCGCCCCGTCGACCTCGCGCGCGGCCCCGTCTTCGGCCACGCCCTGCTGCGCACCGCACCGGAGCAGTACCTCTGGTACCACCGCGTGCACCACATCGCCCTCGACGGCTTCGGCCTGTCGCTGGTCGCCCGCCGGGTCGCCCAGGTCTACACGGCCCTGACGGCGGGCGAGCCGGTGGAGGACAGCGGTTTCGGCACCCTGGCCGCGGTGCGGGACGAGGAACGGGCCTACCGGGAGTCGCCCCGCTTCGCCAAGGCCCGCGCCTACTGGGCGGACCGGTTCGCGGACCGGCCGCCCGTGGCGACGCCCGCCGGCCGTACGGCCCTGCCCGCACACACGTTCCACCGGCGGGTGGCGGACCTCGACGCGACGGATACGCAGGCCCTGCGTGCCGTCGCCCAGGACCTGAAACTCACCTGGTCCGAGGTGCTGTTGGCCGTGACCACGGCCCAACTGCACCATGCGACCGGTGCACCGGAGATCGTCCTCAGCCTGCCGGCGATGGGACGCCTGGGCTCCGTATCGCTGCGCGTTCCCTGCATGGTGCGCAACATCCTGCCCCTGCGCGTCGCGGTCACCGCATCGGACAGCCTGCGCGACCTCGCGGCCCGGATCTCCCGCGAGCTCCGCGCCGGACTGCCGCACCAGCGCTACCGCTACGAACAACTGCGGCGCGACCTCAAGCTCGTCGGCGGACAGCGCCGACTGTCCGGTCCCGGCGTCAACATCATGCCCTTCGCGTACGACCTGCGGTTCGCCGGACACCGCAGCACGGTGCACAACGTCTCCGCGGGCCCCGTCGACGACCTGTCGGTCAACGTCTACGACCGTTCCGAGGGCGGGGGACTGCGCATCGCCGTGGACGCCAACCCCGACCTCTACGACGAGGCGGACGTCGCCGCACTCCAGGAGGGACTGCTCTCCCTGCTCAGGGAGGCCGTCGCCGCCCCCGACCGGGCGCTCGGCGACCTGCGTGCGCGCGAACCCGTGCCGGTTCTGGACGGTGGGCCGCTGCCCGGCCCCGTCCGCCCGGTCCTCGGCCTGATCGCTGACCACGCCGCCCGGCGAGGCGGCTTTGTCGCCGTCGAGCACGACGGCGACAGCATCACGTATGCCCAACTCTTCGGGTCGGCACGTGCACTCGCCCGGCGACTGGCTGCCCGCCGGGTCGGCCGCGGCGACCTGGTGGCCGTCGCCCTGCCGCGCGGCATCGACGCGATCACCGCCGTCCTCGGCGTCCTGCTCTCCGGTGCCGCCTACTGTCCGCTCGATCCGACGGCGCCCCACGCTCGCAGGGCGGAACTGCTGGACGGCGCCCGACCGGTCCTGGTCCTCACCACAAGCGCCTACGCCGACGACTTCGGGGACCGGGTCGTCCTGCGATACGAGGAGCCGGAACCCGAGTCCGGAGCGGCCCAGCCGACGACACCGACGACGACGCAGGAGGACCTCGCCTACGTCCTCCACACCTCGGGCTCCACGGGGCGCCCCAAGGGGGTCGAGATCGGCCACCGCGCCCTCGCGCACTTCGTCGCGGGCGCCACGCACCGCTACGGCCTTCACCACCGGGACCGCGTCCTGCAGTTCGCCCCTCTGCACTTCGACACCAGTGTCGAGGAAATCTTCCTCACGCTGTGCGCGGGCGCCACGCTCGTCGTCCGCAGCGACGACATGACCGAGTCGGTCCCCGGGTTCCTGGAGGCCTGTGCCCGGCTGCGGATCAGCTTCCTCGACCTGCCCACGGCGTACTGGCACGAACTGGCCTACGCCGTCTCGACAGGCGCCGTCAGTCTGCCCGCCGAGGTCCGCACCGTCGTCATCGGCGGCGAGGCGGCCCACCCCGAACGGGTCGACCGCTGGCGCAAGGCCGTCGGCACAACGGTTCGGCTGCTGAACACCTACGGCCCGACCGAGGCCACCGTGGTCGCCACCGTCGCCGACCTCCACGACCCCTCGCTCGCCCCGGGCGACGTCCCCATCGGGCTGCCGCTACCCGGCACCCGAGCCGCGGTGGTCGACGGCGAACTCCACCTCCTGGGCGACAACCTGGCCCTCGGCTACCGCGGAGACCGACCACCGGGCATCTCCCGTTTCACCCCTCTCGACCAGCTCCCCGGAGCGCCCCGCGCCTACCGCACAGGCGACCTCGTACGGATCGGCGACGACGGGCAACTGCGCTACCTGGGCCGGTCGGACACCGAGTTCAAGATCAGCGGGCACCGTGTGCACCCGGCCGAGATCGAGGGCGCCCTCCTCGGTCACCCGGGAGTCCGTGGCGCGGCTGTCGTGGGGCAGGTGCTGGGGGACGGGACGCGGCGCCTGGTCGCGTACGTCGTCCCGGACGGGACCGCCCCGGCCGTGGCGGGGATCCGCGACCACCTTCGGGAGACGCTGCCCGCGGCGATGATCCCGTCGGCCGTCGAGTTCCGTGACCACCTGCCCCGGACGAGCTCAGGGAAGATCGACAGGAACGCGCTCGCCACGACGGCCACCGGCCTCGATGTGTGGGCGGCCTCTTCCGACAGCACACTCGAGCGCACCATCGTCGCCATGTGGCAGCAGGTGCTCGGCGTGGCCGCCGTGTCCGCGCGGGACGATGTGTTCGACCTGGGCGCCCACTCGCTCCAGGCCATCCAGGTCGCCAATCGTCTCGGCGTCGAACTGCGCCGTGACGTGAAGGTCGCCTGGCTCTTCCAACACCCGACCCCCGCCGAGTTGGCGAGGTTCCTGGAGCAACGGGAGCGGCCTCGACCGGCCGCTGACGGCCTTCCGGCGGCCCTGCTCGCCGACACCGTCCTCGATCAGGACATCCGCCCCGGCGACGGTCGCCGGGCGAGCGGCACACCGGACAGAATCCTGCTCACCGGCGCCACCGGCTTCGTCGGCGTACATCTGCTGGCCGAACTCCTGACGAGCACCTGCGCGGAGGTCGTCTGCACCGTCCGCGCCGCGAGCCCCGCCGAGGCCACCGCCCGTATCCACCAGGCCCTGGAAACCCACCTGATCCCCCTCCCGGACGCGGCGCGCCGACGCATCACGGCGATCCCCGCGGACCTCGCTCACCCCCGCATCGGCCTGGACGAGGGCCTCTTCACCGAACTCGCCCGCACCTGCGGCGCGATCTTCCACAACGCGGCGACCGTCAGCATCATGCGCGAGTACGCCACCCTCCGCGCCGCCAACACCGAGTCCACCCGGGACCTGCTGCGCATGGCGGCCGCGCGCTCGACCCCCCTGCACTTCGTGTCGACCCTCTCCGTCGCCCCGCCCCTCGCCCTCGCCCCGGAGGTACCGGAGGCGTTCCTCCCGGCCCATCCCGGACTGCGCTACGGCTACCAGCAGTCGAAGTGGGCGGCCGAGCGCCTGCTGGAACAGGCCGCGGAGAGAGGCCTGCCGGTCACCGTGCACCGGCTCGGCCGGATCGTCGGCCCGTACGCCACCGGATACGTGAACGAGCGGGACTTCCTCTGGAGCGTGCTGCGCGCGGGGGTTCCCGCCGGCATCGTTCCCGACCTGTTCGAGGAGGAGATCTGGACAACGGTCGACCACGCCGCCCAAGCCCTCGTCCACCTCTGCCTCGGACAGCCCGAGCCGGGCGCGACCGTCTTCAACCACGGCACCGGCGAGCTGTTGAGGCTGAGTGACGTGTACGCCTGGCTGGAGGAGTACGGCTACCCGCTGCGGCGTATGCCGCTGGCCCGGTGGCGTGCCGAACTGCCCCGCTCGTCCGGCGACTCCGGTGACTCTGGTGGGTTCGGTGGGTCCGGCGTGGCGGCGACCACGCTCGCCTTCTTCGACTCCTGGGACGCGGACACCGGCGACGCGACCGGGCCCGACCTGCGCCTGGGCCGTGTCCGCGCCGACAACGTCGTGAACGGTCTGCGCGACAGCGGCATCACCTGCCCGCCCGTCGACCGCGACCTCGTCTTCCGCTACCTCGACCACTGCGTCACCACCGGAACCCTGCCCGCCCCAGCCGGGAAACAGTTCCATCCCGCCACGCCCGCAAGGTAG
- a CDS encoding beta-ketoacyl-ACP synthase III has translation MSPTAAGSYAPPAAVLCGLAGWVPSRVVTNEHLARRLDTDDAWIRTRTGIRRRHVVDPGESTSDLAVEAGRRALAGAATDRVDAVVVATTTPDHSCPATAPAVAARLGLPGAAAFDVSAVCTGFVYGLASAAGLIAAGVAERVLLIGADTYSTIVDPLDRANAIIFGDGAGAVVLRAGHLDEPGAVGHFDLGSDGAHEDLITVAAGGSRQRSRPGEPSRQDRHFAMRGKEVYRHAVTRMAESARVTLSRAGWKIDDVDHFVPHQANLRILHSVADDLGLPRERCVTHVESVGNTGAASIPLALADAAARQALRPGDRLLLTAFGGGLTWGSCLLTWPTLPAPAHLYDQRPHPYDQQSHPYDRQSHPNDEPPRPYDQGERTTS, from the coding sequence ATGTCCCCTACCGCCGCGGGTTCTTACGCTCCTCCAGCCGCCGTCCTGTGCGGGCTGGCCGGATGGGTGCCGTCCCGTGTGGTGACCAACGAGCACCTCGCGCGCCGGCTCGACACCGACGACGCATGGATCCGCACCCGGACCGGGATCCGCCGACGCCACGTCGTCGACCCCGGAGAGTCGACGTCGGACCTGGCCGTAGAAGCAGGCCGCCGGGCACTCGCCGGCGCCGCGACGGACAGGGTCGACGCCGTCGTCGTCGCCACGACGACCCCGGACCACAGCTGCCCGGCCACCGCGCCCGCGGTCGCCGCACGGCTTGGTCTGCCGGGGGCGGCCGCCTTCGACGTCAGCGCCGTGTGCACCGGGTTCGTCTACGGCCTCGCCTCGGCCGCCGGGCTCATCGCGGCCGGCGTGGCCGAACGGGTCCTGCTCATCGGGGCGGACACCTACTCCACGATCGTGGATCCCCTCGACCGGGCCAACGCGATCATCTTCGGCGACGGGGCGGGAGCCGTCGTCCTGCGCGCCGGACACCTCGATGAGCCCGGCGCGGTCGGCCACTTCGACCTCGGCAGCGACGGCGCCCACGAGGACCTGATCACGGTCGCGGCCGGTGGTTCCCGACAGCGCTCCCGACCGGGCGAACCCAGCCGCCAGGACCGGCACTTCGCCATGCGGGGCAAGGAGGTCTACCGGCACGCCGTGACGCGCATGGCCGAGTCGGCGCGCGTCACGCTGTCCCGGGCCGGCTGGAAGATCGACGACGTCGACCACTTCGTACCCCACCAGGCCAATCTGAGGATCCTGCACTCGGTGGCCGACGACCTTGGTCTCCCTCGCGAGCGGTGCGTGACCCATGTCGAGTCCGTCGGCAACACGGGCGCCGCGTCCATCCCGCTCGCCCTCGCCGACGCGGCTGCCCGCCAGGCGCTCCGGCCCGGCGACCGGCTTCTGCTCACCGCCTTCGGAGGCGGCCTCACCTGGGGCTCCTGCCTCCTGACCTGGCCCACGCTCCCCGCGCCGGCCCATCTGTACGACCAACGGCCCCATCCGTACGACCAACAGTCCCATCCGTACGACCGACAGTCCCATCCGAACGACGAACCGCCCCGCCCGTACGACCAAGGAGAACGGACGACGTCATGA